The genomic region AGCTTGGTGCCGGAGGCGATGGGCATGAGTGCCGAGGATTATACCGTGTGGCCCGGGCGTCCCCGTCCCTGCGAATCCGGGTTCCAACCGGCGGCGGGCGGGAGTAAAATCCCAGTTTCTGTAGAGCCATCGAAAACAACAAATAGATGGGAGGGAGTATGTCGAAAAGAATGGCTGTGGTCGTACTGTTCGCCCTATGCGCGCTGCTGGCGCTCACCTGGACGACGAACTACAACCCCGTGGCAGCCGCCCCGCAGGAAGCGGGCGCGGCCATGAAGCCCACGCCGGCCCAGGGTTATAACGTCCACGTGCTGGCGCCGCATCTGGTGGGCGGCAAGGTCATGGGACCGTATCACCACTACTGCAAGGTGTACGCGCCCGACCCGCCGAAGATCGTCTGCCTGATCTACGAGTCCACCGAGCCCAACGCCATGCTGTCGCAGATCGAGTGGATCTGGGCCAAGAAGCTCACCCGCCCCCAGGTTCCGCTCAAGTCCTGGAACCAGAACTGGCACGACCACGCCATTGAGATTGCCGGCGGGCGCGTGCAGGTGCTGGACCTGCCGCCGGACCAGGCCAAGGGAGTCGCCGACCTGGTAGCGACCACCGACGGCCTCATCTACCACTTCCATTGGGACAAGGACCTGCCCAACGGCAAGATGAGCGTTGCCCAGGCCGTGGGCCATAAGCCCATGACCGCGGCTGAGTACAAGAAGTACTAGGGCAGTCTGTTCTCTTACATCCCGAGCGCAGCGAGGGAACCCTACCGGACCTCAAACGTTTCTTTGGGGGTAGGGCTCCCTCCGGCTTCGCCGTTCGGGATGTTTTTTATTCAGCAGGGGGATGATGCTCCGCTCACGATGGCAGAAAGAAATAAAGAGCCCCGAGGGTATGTTTCACCGATTCTCCTCGGCCAGTAGCTCGCGTTTGACCCTCGCCGACCTGCTACCTTCGCTTCCTTTCGGCTCCTGCGCACCTTGCGATGCGCCGGTTTGGCCGCTGACACGCGACGGGCGATCCTTTTTAAGCTCGGGCTCCGGGCTCACCGCCAACCGGGAAAACCAGTTAACGCCTCGGGGCTCTATCTTGCCTTTGACGATGTTTCTCGTTCTCCTCAACCAGCGGGTTGCTATAGACCCTTACCTGCCCTCCGTCCTTGCCCGAAAGCATGAACGGTGACTTGGCTCGAGCCCCGGACGCGCCGCCAACCGGAAAAACTTGAGAAACTGTCAAAGAACGTCTCCGAATCTACTCTATGCTGTTTTCCCGTCAACTGAAATCTAGCGCCTCTATCTCATTTGTTTTCAATCGAGTGCAGCTCGTCCACAGGGGCATGCCGGGAAAATGTGCAAGCCGGATGGCGCAACTGAGCGCGAACTTCTTCGAGCAGCGTTTCTTGGGGTTTGCGCGCAGCATTTTCGCCGAATGGGGCGCCGAGGCCCTTACTTCTCCGCTGTGCAAAAGTCGAAGTCGAGCGCCAACTATGCGTCCTTTCAAAGAATCCGCGGACGGGGGAACTGCCCCGCTGCGGCGGAGCGCAGGCCGTACAATCCCCAGCCGGGAGGCAAAATCATGCCTACATTCAACTACGGAAAGATTGTGGATACAGGCAGCAACCCGGTGGCGCGCATCGTGGTGGCTGCGGGGGTCCTGGTGCTGCTGATGGTCCTGTCCTTCTCCTCGGTGACCACGGTGAGCACCGGGCACGTGGCGGTGCTAACGCTGTTCGGCCGGGTGACGGGCGACGTGCTGCCTGAGGGCATCCACCTGATCAACCCGCTGAAGTCGGTGCGGGAAGTCTCGGTGCAGACGCAGCAGGTGAAGGAGACGGCCAGCGTGCCTTCGAGCGAAGGCCTGGTGGTGGGACTGGATACCTCGCTGATCTTTCATCTGGATCACAACAAGGCGGCAGAAGTGATTCAGAACATCCAGCCGCCTTACGAAGAAACGCTGGTGGAGCCCACGCTGCGCTCCACCATCCGCTCGGTGACCGCGGCGCACACCGCCAACGCGCTCTACACCAGCGCGCGCGAGCAGGTGGCGGAGCAGATCCAGATCGAGCTGGAGAAGGAGCTCGGGCCGCGCGGCATCGTGGTGGAGAAGATCCTGCTGCGCGACATCCAGCTCCCGGCCACGCTGCGCGCCTCCATCGAGCTCAAGCAGCAGGCCGAGCAGGAGTCGCTTGCCATGTCCTTCCGCCTGCAGAAGGAAAAGCAGGAGGCGGACCGCAAGCGCATC from Terriglobales bacterium harbors:
- a CDS encoding prohibitin family protein, which translates into the protein MPTFNYGKIVDTGSNPVARIVVAAGVLVLLMVLSFSSVTTVSTGHVAVLTLFGRVTGDVLPEGIHLINPLKSVREVSVQTQQVKETASVPSSEGLVVGLDTSLIFHLDHNKAAEVIQNIQPPYEETLVEPTLRSTIRSVTAAHTANALYTSAREQVAEQIQIELEKELGPRGIVVEKILLRDIQLPATLRASIELKQQAEQESLAMSFRLQKEKQEADRKRIEAEGIRDFQRTVAQGLTDQLLTWKGIEATERLANSQNTKVVIVGSSKNGLPLILGQ
- a CDS encoding DUF1264 domain-containing protein, which codes for MAVVVLFALCALLALTWTTNYNPVAAAPQEAGAAMKPTPAQGYNVHVLAPHLVGGKVMGPYHHYCKVYAPDPPKIVCLIYESTEPNAMLSQIEWIWAKKLTRPQVPLKSWNQNWHDHAIEIAGGRVQVLDLPPDQAKGVADLVATTDGLIYHFHWDKDLPNGKMSVAQAVGHKPMTAAEYKKY